From Synoicihabitans lomoniglobus, the proteins below share one genomic window:
- the lptB gene encoding LPS export ABC transporter ATP-binding protein gives MADAASSRSRIETQGLVKTFGQRTVVDGVDLNVAAGEVVGLLGPNGAGKTTTFYMIVGLVGSTKGKVLVNGQDVTRLKMHERARLGLGYLPQEPSTFRKLTVAQNLLAIVETLPIPRSERTAVVERHLEELHLTHVARQKAYTLSGGERRRLEIARALVTEPKFLLLDEPFAAIDPISVSEVQRIVLSLKDRGIGIIITDHNVRETLRIVDRAYLIHQGRVLTSGNGDFLIKDEQAREIYLGKDFNM, from the coding sequence ATGGCTGACGCTGCTTCCTCCCGCTCCCGCATCGAGACCCAGGGCTTGGTCAAAACCTTCGGCCAGCGCACCGTCGTCGACGGCGTCGACCTCAACGTCGCCGCCGGTGAAGTGGTGGGGTTGCTCGGTCCCAACGGTGCGGGCAAGACCACGACATTTTACATGATCGTCGGATTGGTCGGGTCCACGAAGGGCAAGGTGTTGGTCAACGGTCAGGATGTGACCCGGCTCAAAATGCATGAGCGCGCCCGACTCGGGCTCGGCTACCTGCCGCAGGAGCCCTCGACGTTTCGCAAACTCACGGTCGCGCAAAATCTGCTGGCCATTGTGGAGACCCTGCCGATCCCGCGCAGCGAGCGAACCGCCGTGGTCGAGCGCCATTTGGAGGAACTGCACCTCACGCACGTGGCCCGGCAAAAAGCCTACACGCTCTCCGGGGGCGAACGCCGTCGACTGGAGATTGCCCGTGCGTTGGTGACCGAACCCAAGTTCCTGTTGCTCGATGAACCGTTTGCGGCGATCGACCCGATTTCCGTCTCCGAGGTGCAGCGCATCGTGCTGTCGCTCAAGGATCGCGGTATCGGCATTATCATTACCGACCACAACGTGCGCGAAACCCTGCGCATCGTCGACCGCGCCTATTTGATTCACCAAGGTCGGGTTCTCACGAGCGGCAACGGCGATTTCCTCATCAAGGACGAGCAGGCCCGCGAGATCTACCTCGGCAAAGATTTCAACATGTGA
- a CDS encoding LptA/OstA family protein gives MNFRHLLLFAVGLISALAISAQETVQETVLEADDLVMTSTATETRALCVGNVKLTGTNMSISCDRLEIVAARTGDTDATIGELNGFKFLLATGHVRLVQGDREATCGRAEVLPAEQKVVLYEDPMVIDHSSDFIAAGSQITLYRGQRKLEVKHPKLTGPPIQDLGPEAQKALGETAPDPQN, from the coding sequence ATGAACTTCCGCCACTTACTCCTTTTCGCCGTCGGTCTGATCTCGGCCCTCGCCATTTCGGCGCAGGAAACGGTTCAGGAAACCGTGCTCGAAGCCGACGACCTCGTCATGACCAGCACGGCGACCGAAACGCGCGCCCTGTGCGTGGGCAATGTGAAGCTGACCGGCACCAACATGTCGATCAGCTGCGACCGACTCGAAATCGTGGCGGCACGCACCGGCGATACCGACGCCACCATCGGCGAATTGAACGGCTTCAAATTCCTGCTCGCCACGGGCCATGTGCGCCTCGTGCAAGGCGATCGCGAAGCCACCTGTGGCCGCGCCGAGGTGCTGCCTGCTGAACAAAAGGTCGTGCTCTACGAGGACCCCATGGTCATCGATCACAGTTCCGATTTTATCGCGGCCGGCAGCCAGATCACGCTCTACCGCGGGCAGCGTAAACTCGAGGTAAAGCATCCCAAACTCACCGGCCCTCCCATTCAGGATCTCGGTCCGGAAGCCCAAAAGGCATTGGGCGAGACTGCTCCCGATCCCCAAAACTGA